In one window of Arachis ipaensis cultivar K30076 chromosome B06, Araip1.1, whole genome shotgun sequence DNA:
- the LOC107648495 gene encoding 2-methylene-furan-3-one reductase-like, with product MATASTTPSSVPAMPSHMKAWAYTEHGKTTTVLKLNPNFPVPEPKSNQVLIKVVAAAINPIDYVKIEGRMVYEDAEQVPFPIVPGYDVAGVVVKVGSGVKKFKEGDEVYGMVEAKDVGSLAEYTTAQENGLDHKPPNLGFAEAAAIPLAIQTAYGALHKVGLSAGQSILVLGASGGVGSFVVQVAKHVFGASVVAATASTGKLELLKKLGVDMLIDYTKQNFEDLPEKFDVVYDAVGQSERASKAMKEGGKIVTIVPPGVSPAMVFILIPDDGTMLQKLRPYLESGKVVPVLDPKTPFPFSHTVEALSYLQTRRATGKVVIHPIP from the exons ATGGCTACTGCATCAACTACCCCATCATCAGTTCCAGCAATGCCGTCTCACATGAAAGCCTGGGCCTATACAGAACATGGGAAGACAACAACAGTTCTGAAGTTAAATCCAAATTTTCCTGTTCCTGAACCCAAGTCGAACCAGGTACTAATAAAGGTTGTTGCTGCAGCCATTAATCCCATAGATTATGTCAAGATTGAGGGACGTATGGTGTATGAGGATGCTGAACAAGTTCCATTTCCG ATTGTTCCTGGCTATGATGTTGCCGGTGTGGTGGTGAAAGTAGGAAGTGGAGTGAAGAAGTTCAAAGAAGGGGATGAAGTGTATGGTATGGTGGAGGCAAAAGATGTTGGGTCTTTGGCTGAATACACAACTGCACAAGAGAATGGTTTGGATCACAAGCCTCCAAATTTGGGCTTCGCTGAAGCTGCTGCCATTCCTTTAGCAATTCAAACTGCTTATGGAGCTCTTCACAAGGTTGGCCTTTCTGCCGGCCAATCTATTCTTGTTTTGGGAGCTTCTGGCGGCGTTGGATCCTTTGTTGTTCAG GTTGCGAAACATGTTTTTGGTGCTTCCGTGGTGGCAGCTACAGCTAGCACTGGAAAACTGGAATTGCTGAAGAAGTTAGGAGTTGACATGCTAATTGATTATACAAAACAGAACTTTGAAGATCTTCCTGAAAAGTTCGATGTAGTCTATGATGCCGTAG GGCAGAGTGAAAGGGCATCGAAGGCTATGAAAGAAGGTGGCAAAATTGTAACAATAGTACCTCCTGGAGTTTCACCAGCAATGGTGTTCATACTCATTCCTGATGATGGAACAATGTTGCAAAAGCTAAGACCGTACTTGGAGAGTGGCAAGGTGGTGCCAGTACTTGACCCCAAGACTCCATTTCCATTTTCTCATACTGTTGAAGCACTCTCTTATTTGCAAACTCGTAGAGCAACGGGAAAAGTAGTCATTCATCCCATCCCTTGA